The Hydra vulgaris chromosome 14, alternate assembly HydraT2T_AEP genome includes the window TATGGTTTTACAAGAGTGTATCTGaatgttattttgtaaataatcgTGAAACACTTGTCGACGATCATGTTTCCTAATGTTCGGTAGAATCAAAGAAGGCGAACTAAACgatcttttacttttttgattttcattatgTACATGAACATTGTTTGACttgttattatgtataatatttaaaacactaCTTGTTCTTcgattattaatactattttgttCTTGTCccgaacaaacaaaaaaaaaaatattttttatgaaattttgcttttcatctttatctataaattgtttaaatctttcCGGTTGTTTGATGTATGAATTCAAACATGTTTGATCAAAATGATTGGTAgacttgattttattatttacatcaatacAATCTCTATTTGCTTTGATACAAAACGATTGGGTTGTTTCATTAAGCAACATTGAGCTTCTAATCTGATCGAATTGATCAATTCCAAGAATATCAAACacttttttcttagttttcCTGTATGAACAAGATTCATAATGTCGGTCCATAACGATGCCATGAGGAGTTTTAGAGGAAATCATGAAAACTTTGAGTATTACCAACTTTGAATTACGAGATACTTCTTAAAGCTGTTTTTTAGCTAttagttgtcaaaaaaaatgaaaaaaaatgtttatatcaaATAGAATGCCGTTTTTGTTCTATTAAACAGAAtacttactttattaaatatatgttaaatatactGAATTAAAATAGTGCTtacgaaaaaaaataattaagaaccacaattaacaaacaaactattaagaaacaatgttaaaaacctattaacaaattttatttatgtatatatgtaaatttatagaaataacaATGGTAATCTAATCTAAAACAgatcaaagtttttataaaaatataaaaatatatattatataatgagatattttaaactaaattacaaGTTATGACGGGTAGTCTTTAAGTAaagacaaaaacattttaataaattagtatatataaaaaaatttgtttaacatatatagtataaacatcctatttatttacttttaaagaaaaaaaaaagctcaataaaaaaacgaaaaatgtgtttttctgGGAAAAGATTAAATAACTTACTCAAACCGAGCTTGTTTTTACTATACTGTGCTTAATAATAAtgcaaattcattttttaaataaaaatgtcactAAAGTATACCATCATACGCATTGATGttccttaacaaaaaaaaaaaatactcaatttGCAGGTATCGAGTGAAGCGcgttataacttttattattgtcTTGTCTCAGATTtacattttatggttttaaaatgtgATTTTGGGAGGTCATAAGGAAACTGAAGTCTATCAGTAAACTTTAATTATGTCtcgttttaaaagttatttttaaataactttattttttaaaagtttaatgcatatatatataaaatatatatatatatatatatgtatatatatatatatatatgcatatatatatatatatatatatatatatatatatatatatatatatatatatatatatatatatatatatatatatatatatatatatataaatatatataatatatatattttaataatatatagaatgttatgtgaaaatatatatacaatttaaaacttgttttcatGTTTAGAAATGAAGCAAcgtaacatttatattttagtaaaattgttTACCATAGGGTTATAGCACTTTCAATAATcgaaagtttttataaaaacaacaatttatttatatttattaaaaatttaatatatttattaaaaataacaatttattatttatactttaattatatattagtgTACTTTTAATATATGAGTATATTGATatgttatgatattttatattataatatttatatttggtgAAAAAGTGTTAAATGAAGAAACCATATCACTAATAGTAGAGTTGTTGTTcataattatgaataaaatcATAATTAGAAAAACATGTCACCGTCTAGctatcttaattaaaaaattaaaaaaacaatcaaaaaatactgtcaaaattaacaattaataaaataaaaaatctttagagtttttaaagtaaaacgtTTATTACATAACAGTGTTGCATAGCAACAAACAAAGTTATTATTAGCTTTAAAGCCTCAAGTCTGTTTTCTATTTTGAAGTTATTCACGTTttatgcttaaaaatatttaagttaattacaaaatttagaaACTGAATAATGTTTATTCAATTAATGCATAGTTCATTTAATAATTATGCAATCTTTCCCAAAACTTATACAAACTAATTTTGTAATACTTccattttgtattatttttcaaaaatacgcTGTTGCTATGTAATTGTTATTATGCATaccataaaaataaatctttataaaaaatttgttcaagtGCTAAAAAAAGCGATTTAATTTTCATCATTACTACCTTATTCTAGCATCGTGTGTAGgaaacaaaaaactaatgttgCTAATGTTGATAAAGTTTGAGATGTATTTTacgtttaatttattatttaatatagttttacagtgtctatatagttttaaacctaacttaaaatatttaacaaagatatttaattaacgataacttttattttgatttgaaacggtcatttcaaattaaaagttaaaaagcaagACCGTAATAAAAAAGTTCGTAGATGTAAGCGCACTCTATACACATTGTTGCGTGAATCCTTGGATAATTAAGTCAATGAATGAGTACACGCGCAACTAAAATGCCTCGCGCATACTTacgaaaatgaaaaatacaataaagaaaaatgtaaaaaaaaatgtttactacactataaacattaaaacacaAATCATAGTTATAAAGaaagttgaataattttaaagttgtttaaaaattaaaaaaatatatatagataaaaagggttcaagtttacttttataattttataaaaaacgatAAAGTTTAATGAGGTTTCCTTAATTTATTTCCGTTAATATTAACAAGTTCCGCTATTTATAAACTTCAAATAACAAATTCCGCTTTTATAAATTCTCCGCAATTATATATCAACATAATGTAGGGTTTTGTTTATGTAACAAATacgtaattaaaattgtaattattgtaaccataacattttaaaatacttaaggtatttttatttaattaaatgtctcatttttttcaaaagttcaaaTGTTTGTAAGTTACGGCATGTTTATAAAAAGAAGTGTTGCGCAGCGTCGAGAAAATGtcgaagtttttttgttttgttttttaaatgacgcTAAACAAAAGCGGCATATAACTTAGGTGGTGATAATTTTAATCTATAATAATGAGTTAAATGTCCATCTATCATTTCGTTTTGCTGATTTGGTAACTGAGTAGTCCAAGCAGCACAATTTAGTCGGCCCATCGTGTTTGTAGTTTTTTGGGCAAACAATGAGTTATAGCTAAACGTATGTTCGTGATGGCTTCTTATTGAGACAACGTTGACATAATTTACAAGATTTCTTATTATgttagttattattagtattgcTTTATAAGAGATACGTTAATCTAATGTAGCGTTTTGTTTGGGTTATTATTGGGTTAACGTTATTGGGTTAACGTTATTGGGTTATTGGGTTAACGTTAACATTCCGCATGTTTCACttcaccttttcaagatgtaattgagaacttgaaagttgtaattaagaaacgtaagatgtaatttagaacaCAAAagatgtaattaagaaacgtaagatgtaatttagaagaTGAAAGTTGTAATTGAGAAATGTAAGATGTAATTtcgaacatgaaagttgtaaataagaaatcgtaagatgtaattgagaaaataaaagttgtaattgagaaaagtataaagaatacaaagttctttgtattttgaattttgtagtCCTAATATACTTTGTAATTTAAGGCTggaaataataatgtaaaatcaataaaatataaaaagtcatgAAAAAGGCATAACTTAGGCGGTAACTGGAAAAATCCTATATGGTGTCAATTAAagctttcttttatttttttttgtgaaaaatttaattgagaTTTTagatgaataataaataaaacacaaataatttatttacataaaaatttaaataaagtcattaaaaatcATTGCAATACTCAGTTAAGCACCAACTTGGACGTCTTCCATATTAAAAATGGATGCGTAATGCGTGGTCATATGTTGTACAGCGCGTGTACAATCACCTCccataattgtattttttgccGCAGTAACAATTCTTTCTGAATACTGCGTTCGTTGTTCCATAATCCCAGCACCgaatacaggtggaatgcgaataacatttttaacgtttatttttattttggaccAGATGGCCTCCACTGGGTTTAACATTGGGCTGTAGGGTCCTAATTGTAACAACTGAGCCGGTGAATTTTCAAACACTCTTTCCAAGCAAGCGTGACATGGAGCATTGtctgttacgacgaccaaatcctcTAAACGATTCCCGAATGTAACCCACTGGTTAAACAAAGCCAACATCCACTCTTTATAagaatctgctttaaatgatcctCTGCAAGTTTCCATCATGATGACAATTGTTGTTGATATAGCTGCAATCAAATGTATGTTTGCACCTTTTGAAGAATGTATTTTCATTATTGCTCTTTTCCCCTGTTTGGCACGTCCTTgtgtttttctacaaaaaagattaaaatttgtttcatacAACCAATCTATCTGATGACCATTTGTGATGTGTTCGTTAATGTTCCTAACAtattcagtttttatttgtttgttttcattacTATTCATTGTAGTAGGCTCCttgtgcaattttttaaatgaaaatagtcTACCTTCGAGGTAATTTGCAATTGTGGTTGTGCTGAAGCTAATATTAAATTGTCTTATTATTCTTGTTTTAATGGCCACCAATGTCAACTGACAgtcattttcaatccatgttagtgtttcttcgatttgatcaTCGGTTAAttttttcggtttaaaaccaCCTCTtccaataaaatttgaatttccaCTGCGgacccaattgtatgctgtcttgTACTTGACACCTAATGTTTGCGCCAGAGTCATCCAGTTGTCATTTCGCTCAGTACATTCAATAACTCTTCTTCTATCATTCgatgaaaataaaacataatattttctttcaacttgttcagttgtaTGTATTTCATGTCTACAAATTGGACAAGGTGGTTCTGGTTTTTCCAGAAGTGGTTGTAAATAAATTTGGTAAAACAAATGCTTGCACGGATTCAATTTTAATAACAGACTTTCTATTCATAGTGTATTGACAAATAATACAAAGATCTTTCAATTCTATTACTGTATTACGGTCCATACAAATGctagattttatattattaacttattaaaatgcGTGTCCAAGAAGATCTTTTATAATGACCTTTAAGCTTACATTGAATTAGCAATTACAAATAATGTATTCTCgtttacatattatgatttcttaattacaacttttgctttTCAAATTACATATTGcgatttcttatttacatgttgggtttctcaattacattttaaaatttcttaattacatgttgtgtttcttaattacatattgcGACTTCTAAACTACATGTTgtatttctcaattacatcttactttacttaattacaattttcaagTTCTCAAtaacatcttgaaaaggtgtaggtTGGGCTACAGTTAAAACTAAGTTGGAGGTGTTAAATTGACCTAACGTTTGTTTATTGTTAGTGTTGCTTCGGCATGCAATGGGGTGCTGATTGGGTTGATGTTTCAACGTTAGTACCGTGCTTGTGCTACTAGATTAGTGTTAGTTTGAGTTTTAACTAAGTGTTtgacactaaataaaaaaacatttattgggTTGCCATTTATCTAACCAAAATTCTCTCCGAAAAAGTTGTCAgcgagtaaaaataaaaatcagtaaaatttcttcttttattattcaaaatgagcttataaagcatttttaagtttttagtaTGTAAACCAGAAGTTGTGGAAGTCCTGTTATTTTATTCTAGATTTGGAATTAATTACAAACGTGTGAGTTGCGTGATTAGCaatatgctttaaaattaaaaaaaaaagcttttacgcaatttgtaaatctttattaaatcagTCATAGTAATTCATTTGTTAGGGTTGATTTAGCGATTGCAAACCTGTGATCCTGGGCttttaaatacttcaaaatCCCAAGATTGTCTAAAAAATCAATCTCGGGATTCCCTGTAAGGTCGAATAAAACAAAgcataatgaaaaaatatataaaaataacaacaagtTATGcgtaactataaaataatttttatttagcgtAACATTACAGAaagtaaatttatgtttttaattgcaCTGTAAAGAAGTTCttgaaatagtttaattttgataaaaaaaattcttgcaaATCGTCGCAAGATGTAGTGTCGTGTTAACGCATAcacaattttaaacttatatatattttatatatatatacagtcgtCCCCCGGTTAACGAACCCCCCTGATAGCGAACTTTCGGTTAACGAACCGAAAGTTTGCCCAAAATCCTCCCCCGGTTAACGAACCGGAACTCGGTTAACGAACcgaattttcaattttttggtaaaaaatttgACAAGGATTTTTCAtgttcaattttcaattttttcttaaaattttgacaggcatttttcaagttcaattctcaattttttggtaaaaatttgaCATGCAATTTTCTTGttgaattttcattttttgataagcaaTGTTCAtgttcaatttttagttttttctaaaactttgaCAAGCAATTTTCATGCACAATttcaatttgtttcaatttttaaaagtgcatAAATCTCAGGTTTCAATCATTTCACCTTTGcctattttatttatcaagttggacaattttttgaattttttcccCCATTATTTCGGCAAAATCcaccaattaaaaattttttaatggcgGCTTATGGGAAAACGCGTTTCGGTTAACGAACTTTTCGGATAACGAACTAGTTCGTACTCCGAATTAAGTTCGTTAACCGGGGGACGActgtatatatatctttgttaaattaaaaataattgatgtaaataaatattgtttaatatttttgataaacgacttatgtatataaacataaaaagataTAGATTTCAATAAATCTTAAGTTTACATATAGTCTTTGATTAGAAAAGATcacaatttttaagatttttttattattcagttATATACAATAGTAATACTACTGgtaatatgtttaatgataacagTTAAATTGAAGTGGATAATATTAGGCTCAAAGAAGTTATTAATGTAAATGCTAATAGGCAACTTGAAAATAGTTGTTGTCAAGTGAAAGAGATAGATCTAGGTaagatgaaattaattgttgCTGAAATTTAAGAAATGCTGCTCAGTTAGAGgaaaacttacttgccagaattcagtgtcaagcagTGTTAATGTCtgttaatttgattttactttagATAATTTAGAacaaagcaaagtatgaattttactatttatagtaacaattagtaagagttttaaactttttttataatttcaaacataattatgttctttttttttagttgcctttGTCATAACTTGATTAGTTTGGTTACTCAACTATAGTTGTCCCTCgattgttcaaatattgtaataaagaaaatctttttagtcGTGGTATTTTAGTTCATAAAATATCTTATTAGTTTGTGGTGTTATTTCCCAGTGTTACTACAttgtgttgtctagcctttttataatcttttcttttttaattactctGGAGACACCGTAATGTgttcttaaaaacattttatggtCTGCGTTATTGtgacataaaaatattttatggtcTGCGTTATTGTGACtgtgttttgtgttgatagacctAGGCTTTtatagctatttttttattctttatattttttgttatattattatccTAATTCTACtaacaataaaatgcaaataatacttttgctattaaaaattgtaattttttttttcatttctttttttaggtatttGCAGGCTTTACttgactttctttttttgttacctGTGTTGTGACAGATTTTACAAATAACTTAACTGATGTTAATGCGGTCTTTATCTCGTTAACTTTAAGCAATGACATTACTGTATTATTACACAggtcaacaaaatttttttttttttatagaatttctcattttgatttcaaatttgCAACTTATTATTCACCATcacgtcaagttgtaaagatagttgtaaacatttataacatTTGCACTTTCAATTAAAGTGCAAAagcgaaattaaaaaattgtgagAAAAGTCATATAGTTGGGCCGGTAATGGCGCCAACTGTTAGCCAACTGTTTTATCACTGTTGGGCCGTTAATGGTACCAACAGTTTATATAACAGTCGGCTAAGTGTTGGCAAAAGCGTTACGTTTTTTTCACGGCACCAACTAAATAGCCGACTGTTGGCCCAACTGTAACTAATAGTTGGTTATTAGGATCGGGCCAACTACTTACCAACTGTTTAATGTTTACTGGGAAtcctgtaatttaaaaaatagttattttttaaagttttcatcaaatattttgaGAATTAGCACTAAATTTTCAAGAATTTGCAgagaaaatcaaaaacagtTGTTAATTTTCGCAATCAACTTATATCGCCAACTTATGTATTAAATCTCAATTTGTGAAACACGTGTAACCAATTCTAACAAAATACacgtataaaaaaaatagcaaatgttaaattgcattttaactaaagttttcttatgaaattaaatttgactAGCCGAAATGTCGGTATCGGATTCGGTAAAATATTTGCTGAGATGTCGGTTTCGGTTTCGGCACCAAGCTAGAGACTCGAAATTTCGGTTTATTTTGGTTTcggctttttttctgtttcggTTAATCGCTAATATTAGTCGATTTGGTAGAGAGGGTGAGATTCAGTGCCCCCTGGTCCAGTCATCAGTTCTTCGGCTCTATTAAtactaagtttatttatttagtactgttgtattattataactattcaTACCCATTTTAACATAACACCATAACATAACaacataattttaacataacaaacgtaaattttatatctatctatctatctatctatctatctatctatatatatatatatatatatatatatgtatatatatatatatatatatatatatatatatatatacataaattcatatatatatatatatatatatatatatatatatatatatatatatatgtatacatatatatatatatatatatatatatatatatatatatatatatatatatatatatatatatatatatatatatatatatatatatatatatatatatatatatatatatatatatatatatatatatatatatacatatatatatatatatcttttaaaatcatattcttgttatacgatattttcatatttgttGAATTTGATTAAAACGGCagcgtataaactttttgttttaaatatatttttgatgttattatatatttacaatatttccGGTATAGGTCAGcgaaatattgtaaatatataataacatcaaaaatatatttaaaacaaaaagtttatacgctgccgttttaatatatatatatatatatatatatatatatatatatatatatatatatatatatatatatatatatatatatatatatatatatatatatatatatatatatatatatatatatatgtttataattgttaatgCGACACAATAATCGCATATGGGTGACCAAGGGAGCTGGCTTTATCAGGCGAATATTTCTTAGCAGCTACAATGGGGTTTTTATCTGAAACTTCAGTGATTAATTTTTGGCAGTTTCATACTTAAATTCATTTCTTAGTTTCAATTTATGTTGCATGAAGTAACTCGGGATATTACATCATTtacaaactattaattaaaataaataagtgctatttatttattaatattcataTGTATCAaatgctataaaatattttacaaataaataacgtattcataatatatacttctaaaatatcatttaacgaacaagaattaaataatatatatatatatatatatatatatatatatatatatatatatatatatatatatatatatataacatcaataacaataaaaaaaatttaaagcaactaAATCATATGTATGGGATCATCTAGATGCgcctataattaaaaataaatttgtaaactaaaaataaaaaagtctgaCGATTCAACTGACAACTTTGGAATTTAAAATCTGTCCATAAAATAATATGCAGTTATGTTTTTAAGATTTGGGATATCTGATGCACGGGCGAATCTGGAAATAAAATGAGATAGCGAATCCTTAAAAATTACcaaatgttttctaaataaaaaacaaaattcctcAAAACTTAAAATCACTCAATGTGTCTAATGCCCAACTAACCGACTATAATCCTCAAAAAACCGGCCATAACTTAATCCCCCGTAGATTCGTCCTTAATTTGATGATCGCTAATTTGCGTtcatcaaattcaaaataaactaaatagcTTCAAGTATTGTAACTATttagtttttactatatttgctacaatacatatatatatatat containing:
- the LOC124806015 gene encoding uncharacterized protein LOC124806015 isoform X2, with product MDRHYESCSYRKTKKKVFDILGIDQFDQIRSSMLLNETTQSFCIKANRDCIDVNNKIKSTNHFDQTCLNSYIKQPERFKQFIDKDEKQNFIKNIFFFVCSGQEQNSINNRRTSSVLNIIHNNKSNNVHVHNENQKSKRSFSSPSLILPNIRKHDRRQVFHDYLQNNIQIHSCKTIRTILKKRIYDLGCYPNFLMHDAAFKCCDKCLKALIKNGCSISQQDESGFIPLHAAVMGENISALTFLLQHNSHVNESSNDGWTALHLAIILNNLKMVHSITVRGGNPYLTTKLGITPFELSIKNKQTLILDYFIYLKHT